From the Nostoc sp. PCC 7107 genome, the window GTCGTAGTCCAGAATTAATAAATCGGGACAGCGAGACAACGCCACATCATATAAAAAAGCCCCTGTCTCAGAATACACATTAGAAAGGGCTGTCCAAGCTGCACAGGTAGCTGCGGAAGTGGGAATTGTCACCACTGGTAACTGCAACTGATGGGCAACTAATTTAGCTGTATCCAAGGCTTTACCGCCACCAACACCAATAATTAAATCAGCTTTGTGTTCCTTTGCTGCCTTCTTTAATGATTTCAAACTGGCTTCCGAACAATCGGCACCATAGGATGCTTGAGCAGTATGCAGCTGCTGTTGTTCTAAAATTGGTTGTAAAGCATCTTGAGTGAGGGCTATAGTTTGATTGCCTGCAACTATTAAAGGACGACTGCCTAAAAGCGCAATCTCTGCTAATGCTGCTGGCAATACTCCAGATCCTCGGATGACTTTTGCCGGAGCGATCGCCAGTGCCGGTAGTGAATTAGATGTTTGAGTAGACAAGGTAGTAGTTGATTGATGGGGCATATAACTAGTTAGGCAAAACCTGAATTTGTATTGATGCTAGTAGGATTACATAATATTTCCAGAAGGCTGCCGCCTATCAACAAAACTCACCATCATTTACGACCAGCACCTACTAAAAATTTTTCCATTGATGGAATTGGTAAGTATTATCTTAATCTAAAAATAATCCTTATTGTATAGTCAAATACAAAAAAAATTAATGTCTTTTTAAACACAAAATTATGAATTTGCTGATAGAGAATATACTTATAAATTAGACTAAAACAGCAACAATCTAAAAGATGTAATACTTTTGGGTGTAAGGGTGTAAGTGAAAAAACTAACAAGTATTATCAATATCCGAGCTAGTTAACACATTATCCATAACCCCTACACCTTTCTACATCTGCGTAACTCTTGAGCTTGGTTAAGCAGTAGGTTTTGGCAATTGAGCAAATTTATCTGTATAAATTTCAACTGCTATCTCCGCATCTTCCCGTGAATCTAGAGATTGTTTGAGTTGACCAAGATAAAGTGGTACAGAAAGCCCAGGTTCTGGGTGTATAAGAGTACGGGCGCGAACAGTCAGATAATTGTCACTTCGCTTACCCAAACGCCCATAGGTATATAAATTACTAGCAGCTTGACGTAAGGTAGCCTCTAACGCAGATGGCGAAATTGTTGGTGAAATGGCAATGACAGCTTGTGTCGCACCATTATCATAAACCAGCGTAAATTTTCCGGCTCCGGGAATCACTGTCCGACTTAACGGTACAACAGAAAGTGCAAATAACCCGCCTGTTAGCACCAGCATAAAGCCAGTTGTACCTACCAGCCGAAAGCGAATGCCCCACTTAAAAACAAAAGACAGTACTGCTAAGACAGCAAATACTAATGTGGCAATACCCGACCATTGAGTATATTGAAGAAAATCAGCTGTTGAGAACATACAGATTGGCTAGTTGGGTTTCTTGACATTATTTACAGACACACCTATTTTACCGAGTACTTACACTCGTGCTGTTATTTCTTCTCTAGTTATTCTGCAACTCTATTCGGCAGAATCTTAGGAGGGTGTACAAGTAATGGAGACAACACCCTTATCTGAGACTGCTAATTTTACCCTATATTCTGCCGGACAAGTCTCGACTAAATTACCGTTTCTAATTTGAATTTTTTCTGAAAGTTCACAGCTAGTAAACTGTCCTTTTTCATCAAACAGAATATAACTTTTGGCTTTGCAAGGAAAATTAGATGTTCCCGCAACAGGACTGGAAACTTGAACATTCATATCCTGAGCAAGTAAACAAGTTGCCAAGGAATTATTTGGATGATAAATAACGGTACCTGGCTCACATGAAATTGCCGCTTGAGCAGGTAATGAAATACCAAAATTAATAGTCAGTAAACTTGATGCGATCGTTAATAATGCAAATCCCCGAAAAGGTAATTTCATATAATATTTTCTATCTTAAAAAATAATGCTTAACTTATAGAAAATAAAACATACAAAAGGGCATCTAAAGATTAGATGCCCGTCATGTAGGAAACCCCCAAAAGGGTTGTCCTTACACCTTCCCAACTATCAGCAACAGTGGTTTATCTGTGAGTGATTCACAAATTAACCACACTTACCTGTAATTTTATTAACTAATAATTACTAATGCCGACAGTGTAACCACGGAAAATAAATCAAGCAATTAAATGCTATTTTTGAGCAAAATTGCTTATGTAGATAGTAAAGTAAGGCGTAAATGAAGCATCCATTATAAATAGGCTAGACAAGTGCATTCATTTCACCCTTCAAACTTCAACCTTTTTGTACTATTTTTCATTTGCCGAAAGCTTGTGATTTTGATAAGAGTGAAATACAACTCCACAAATAGCTGATAAAAATAACCAGGAGAGCGTATTCACTCGAAAATCAAATAAAGTGACATCCACTGTATTGAATAGTATCCATTGCCCAAATACCAAAAGATAACTAAAGAAGATTAACTTATCGGTTTTAGGTAAATAATTAGATTGGCGCAAAAATTGAATGCCTGCAATTAATATCCAAGCCAGTAAACCACAAAACACAAGAGTAGTAGGAAATCCCGTTTCCGCAGATAGCATCAAAAACAAGTTATGGGGATGGCCTAAATCAATGTGCATATTGGCTTTGTAGAGTGCAGAAAAACTACGTAAACCCCAACCAGTGAAAGGATGCTGTTGTGCCAAAGACCAAGCAAACTCCCATTGAGTTTTTCGCATTAAAGCAACTGGTCGATCTGGGTACATTTCATCATTTAACCGCGCCCAAAAGAAAGCCGGGACAACTCGGCGAAAAATTTGGGCAATGGGGGAAGGGGCAAAAGCTGCCAAAAGAATAGTAGTTACAACCGCAACCACGCTACCAACCAAGATGCGCCAACCTTGATAAAGTGCGTAAGCTAAACAGGCAGTTATGGCGATCGCCCATCCGTTGCGCGAGTTAGTTAAAATTAAGGCGGAAAAACTGGCAATTACAGTCAGGGTGAGAAAATACAGTTGGGAATTTTTTTTCTTTCTTGATTGCCATTGTTCTAGCAATAGCCCCAACCCTACAGTAAAGACGATCGCTAGATAAGCAGCCAACAGGTTAGCGTGCATAAATAAAGCGGCCATCCGCCCTGGTGGTTCTCCTCCAGGTGCGATCGCCCAATCTAAAACAATCCACAAAAACTGTAATTTTAAAGCCCAAGCTAAAAACAATTGTCCAAAGCCCATAATGATCACTGGTACAGCACCAATTACCAAAATCCAAGCTAGGTGGCGCAATTGGGCAATTGTCTGAATTAAAGTATTTAAGCCAGCAAAAACAAAAAAGTAAGGTACTAAATTAAATAGACCTAAAAAAGCATCAGTTTTATTTGTCGCAAATCCTGACGTAATTACCAGGAATAAAGTAAAAAGGGCAAATCCCCGATTAATCGGGCGGCGAATAATTGTGCGGTATTCTTGCAGCCAAGTGATTAAAGCTGCCAAAGCCATCGCCACAAACCCTAAAAACGGCGCTAGGGGAAAAATCAATAGCCCAATTTGGCAAGAATTCCAAGCAAATTGGCTTTGCGGGTTGGGATGATCAAAAGCGAGTTTCAAGCTGGCTCCCAACATTCTGTGCGAGTGAGGCGAATTTGTGCTAAGGCAAAAATAGTCGGGATAATGCGACCATAATTAGTGGCGATCGCTCTCCAACCTAAATCTGCCAAAAACCAAGTCCACATAGCTGGGCCGACAAAGGCAAACATTGTGCGAACTGCGCCATAACGTGCTGCACTCAACGTCATACCTCGCCGCGCCATTTGCAGGGCGAAATATGTTTCAAACTGGGTTTTTGCTACTGTTGAACCTGTAATTGCAGCTTGTTTCGCTACTTGATAGGTAGCAAAGTGCAGAGCAAATTGTTGAGCAATTTGTTTGAGAATAAATGGTTGAATAACAGAAGTCACAGCTAAAGCACTACCACCCTTAAAAATTAATCCCAAAGGGTCACGCTGCAACATGATTGGTAGGGGTTCTTTAAGTTCTGTTTTTACCAGATGACGCTGTACTTTGACAGTCAATTTTTGTTTTTCTTTTTCCGGGAGTTTTTTCCATACCTGCCCTAGCAGATGTAAAAATACTTCTGCTTCTAAATCGACAGTTGTTAACTGATCAGAGTAAGGAATTTTTAAGTATTTACAAACTTGAATTAGCGCTTGGCGGTAAGTTACTTGGTTTGTACGTCCCCGTAAGACTGTTACTCCATCTGCTGCCAAAAACCGAAAACGCTCTTCTAATGAGTCTAACCAAGCTTGGCGGCTCTGGCTTTGAATTTCGATAGGTTCAGGTGTCTGAACATAATCTAGGGGATTGAACTTTCGACTAAATAAAATTGCAGTTAAATCTTGCAATTCATCATCTGTTGCTAGTTCTAAGGCCGCCCTGAGTTCATCCAATGTTCTTTCCTCCCTTCCGTGCAGCTTGTCTGTACTTTATTCTACTATTAGCTTTTGGCGGTCTTGAGTAGTCTTTTTATCTTTCGCCATCTGTATTTTGTCATTGGATAATAACCAAAGACTCAAGATTTAGGACTATTAACTAATGATAGATGTTGCAGTGATTGGTGCTGGCATAGCGGGCTTAGTTTGCGCCCAGCAGTTAAAGCAAGTAGGATATGCGGTGTTAGTTGTGGAAAAGTCCCGTGGTTTGGGAGGAAGAATGGCGACACGCCGTTTACATGACACTTGGGCAGATCATGGCACTTGTTACCTCAAACCCAAAGGTGAATTTTTCCGAGAGTTTGTCGATTTATTGTGCGATCGCCAAATTATCACAGTTTGGAATCGTGACGAACTGCCAAACGCTGCACCGCGTTATATTGCACCTGCGGGGATGAGTGCGATCGCTAAATTTCTGGCTCAAGGTTTGGATGTGTTACTGAATCAACGGGTGATTGCGATTTATCCCACTCCCGAAAACACTTGGCGGTTAATTCTCGAATCTAGCAATGAAGAAATCACAGCCAAGGCGATTGTGCTGGCGATTCCTGCACCCCAAGCTGTAATGTTATTAGAACCATTGGGAGAAGAGTTACTCGGAACAGACTTTTTAAATAACCTGCGGGCGGTGGAATTTACGCCCTGTATCAGTGCGATCGCAGGTTATCCGGCTGATTCCCAACTTTTACCCAATTGGCAATCTCAAAGTTTTGCCGATGATCCTGTTTTGGGATGGATTGGTTTAGATAGTAGCAAGCGTCCCCAACCAAAACAACCTGTATTTGTTGTCCAAAGCAGTGGCAAATTTGCCCAACTGCATCTAGAAACTACAGATTTACAACCTGTAGGACAAGAAATGTTGCAGCAAGCCGCCCAAACTCTGGCGCTTCCTTGGTTAGAGACACCGGAATGGCTGCAAGTACATCGTTGGCGTTATGCCTTTCCCAGTCATCCTTGCCCAGAAACTGTTTTATCTGCCAATACTTCCCTACCTTTGGTTTGTTGTGGTGATTGGTGCGGCGGTAATCTTGTTGAAGGTGCAATGCTTTCTGGACTGGCCGCGTCCGTTGCAATTAATCATCATCTGCATCAATTAACTCTCACTAGTGTGAACTTTTTCAAAATTTTTACCTTTTAATTACATCTATCGTTAGACTGGTTGCTCTGCGTAGCCAGGTCTTTTTTTCAGGATTTGCTACACTTCTACCTCAGTAATTTGTTTTTTTAATACATAGAGTTAAATAAAAAATTATTTAGAGACAATAGGTAATCAATCAATAAGTAATGTAAATTACTTAGCAAGTTTTACTTCCTTGAATATTTCCGTCTCAAGGATGTTGTTAATAAAAAATTAAAATTGATCCCCTAATGATTATGATGCGTTTTGTGTAGATTTTCGCCAAAAAATAGAAATTTGAAATAATTAGCATTGTGGATATAAAGTTTCGGTACTGTACTATTTAGTGGGAATTTATCGACATAGGTCAGAGCTTAAAAGTATAAAATTTAACTTAAATGACTCTAACTAAATGTCAAATTTTGTACCGATATAAAAGCAAAAATTCGGGTATAAAAACCAATTTAGGCTAAGTAGTTTTGGCTGATAAGCAAAATTCAGTGAGTCATTCAAGAATCAATTCTTTCAAAGAAGACTCAACCGTATTTAAAAGGAGATAAAAACTTATGAAAACAGTAGTCAATTTAACACGCGAATCAGTAGTCAGAGAAATTGGCAGTGTATTAGACACATACTCATATCATCCTTATCAAGAAACCTTTTTAATTCCTGAATTACGTCAAGAACTGATTAATTTCGTGATTAGCCGCATTCCCTGTTTTTATAATGAGGAATTTGACCGAGAATTTCCGCTACAAAATATCATCAAAGATTGTCCAATAGAGCAAAAATTTCCCCGTAGTCCATTAGAGCATAAACTACATTTACAAAACTTAATTCATCAAGGCATTTTTGCAATTATGCAAGATAAATCAGCTTGGATTAATCATCATTTAAGTGGTACAGTTGAGCCTGGTTGTGAACCTTCTCAATGGTTTGGTTGAATATGATTTTTACACTTTGTCTTAGTTGTTAACCTTGAAACATAAGTTCTGATAATCTATAAATAGTTAAAAGGCTAAAAGTAAGGAGTAGCAATAACTCCTTACTTTTAGCTTTTAGCTGTTCACGGATATATCCTTTCTATATCTATTCATCGGGAGTTAATTTTTCTGGCAATCAGGGAATCACTATAAGCTAAATTTATAAAGGGTGAAGTGCGATTAGTAAACTTAACCAATGAAAACTATAACTACACTGTTTAACGCAGAACGTAATCAACTACAGATAGAGATTGATAATATAACTAGTATTGAACAAATAGTTAAGCTCGTTCAAAATCGGCTTGATAATTTAGAAAGAATTTATATTAGCGAGCTAAATTTAACTCAAGTACGTTTAGCATCCTTTTTTGTGGAGATGCTACGACAGTCAGTCGGTAATTTGACTGTGGTTAATCAGTCTCTAGTTGAGTCACAAGAGCAAAAGCAAATTAGTATTTTAACTACAAATGTTTCCCCTAAAAGATTAATCCTAAAACTGCTTAAGGCGCTGATTTATGTCGGCATTTTAGGTTCTTTATTTTCCTTAACTAAAATTACCCTGAGTGCTTGGATGGGTATCTTGCTAACTTCATTGCTTCTCGGTTTAGAAGTTGTGTTGCAACTGGATAAAAGTAATGTTACCTCCACAGAATTGTTAGAGATACCCCAACCAGTGCTGCGAGTGGATAGCAAACTGCTTTTAGATAACTTCGCTGATGCGCTGAATACTATTGATATAGCAGTGGCTAGGTTTGTCGAAGGAAACAAATTAGAAGACGATCGCACTTTAGAAGAATTACCAGAGTTATTAAATTTCCTCCAAAAGCTGATGGGTGCGTCATTTCTCGAACAGCCGCAAATGGCGATCGCTTTAACAAAACTCCTCCCCCAAATTTTAATGTCTCAAGGAATTCGCGCTCAACTTTACCACCAGCAAGCACCGCAAAATGAGCGAGAATATTTCGACTTTGAACCCAGTATTGACCCAAATACCAAAGATTACGTTACCATCACACCTGCCTTGTTAAAAGGCGATCGCTTACTTCGGCGTGGTCGAGTGATTGAACCAGCGTACTCTGAGGTGAAAGAATAGCAGACAATAAAAGTATGAAAATTTCAGAAACAATTGGTTTTGATTTGGGACATGGTGAGACAGCCGTAGCCAAAGCGATAGTTGAAAGCATCGAACCGCCCCAAATGTTGGAAATTAATAATAAAAAAAATCAAATTACTGCTTTAGGTTGGCATCCCAAACTTGGTTATTTGGTAGGAGAACAAGCTTTAATTCAAGCTGGTGTTACTCAACTGACAATCTCATTCAAGCAAAAACCCAACCATGATGCCAATTACAGAAAAACAATATCAACTTTTCTCGCTACTTATTATCACAAACTGCAAGAAAGCAAACAAATAGAAGGCGGTGAAAGTAGTTATTTTTACATTGGTTGCCCTTCGGGATGGTCAGTGAGCGATCGCCAAGCATATCAAAAACTACTGCAAGAGGCTGGTATTCCCCACCTGAATGTCATCCCTGAATCCCGTGCGGCTTTTATGCAGGCCAAAGAAGCCGGAAAATTGGAGTATGAGAAACTCCTCGCATCAGTGCTAATTGTCGATATTGGCTCTTCCACTACAGATTTTACACTAGTAAAAAGCTTACATGAAATCCCCTTAGATTTCGGTAGTAATACTTTAGGTGCATCCTTAATAGACAAAGCGATTTTTGCCCGAACTCTGGCTAAACATGAGCAAAAAACCTTACTCGAAAAAGTATTTCAAGAATATCCTCATCACCAAGCCCGTTGTGAATTAGCCTGTCGCAAAGCCAAAGAAGATTATTTTTCTAACGAACAGCTATATAATGACCCGCAATCTTTCGCCCGTGGATTTGAGTCAATCAACGAACAGATTTATTTTATTCCCCAAGTCAACAAATTGATGATGGAGGAAATTCTGCACCAACCTTTACCCGAACTAGGAAATAAAAGTTGGCTTCAGGCTTTTCATGATGCTGTCAGCGAAGCCAAAGCCAAACTACAACAACTTGATACAGTCCCAAAATTAGTGCTGATGACTGGTGGTGCATCCCGAATGAAATTTACCCACCAAATTTGTCAGCAAATGTTTCCCGAACCAGAAAGCCAACTGCGCCCCGATCCCGAACCGGAACGCTGCATTGCGCTGGGTTTAGCGCGAGTCGGAAGATGGGATTTACGGGCGACGGCTTTTCAACAAGAAGTTAATCAACTATTAGATTCCCAAAAACTCAAACAATTAATTGAGAGACATATTCCAGATTTAATTGAATTGTTAACTCAACCATTAGCCGAAAATTTGATTGATCACGCCGTCAGACCAGGAGTAAAAGAATGGCAAAAAAATAAAATTCGCACTCTGGCTGATTTGGAAACATCAATGAGAAATCGCGCAGAAGAGTGGTTGAAAGGTAATATCGCCCAACAGATAATTAACAATCAATGTATTCTTTGGTTCAACAACAAAATTCAACCAGACTTAGCCGCAGAAACCGACCCAATTTGCCGCAAATTTCAAATACCCAGAAGTAGTTTAAGGTTTGAAGATAGCATTGAACCAGCTTTTGTTAACCCAGAATTACGAATTGGTGATGCAATTTTAGCTGATACTGTGGCGTTTATTGTGAATGTCGTCATTGGTGGCGGTACTGTAGCGAGTCTGATTACTCTCATTCTCACAGGACATTTGACTTGGCCGATCGCATTAGTCTACGGTGCGTCTGTGATGGCAGCAGGTATGGAACTTAATCGTAAAACCGTCCAAGAAACAATCAAGAAAAATTTCGATATCCCCAGTTGGATTCGTCCTAATTTAATGAACGATCAGAAAATTGCAGATATGTGCATTCAAATCAAACCAGAATTAGAAAACGTCTTTCGAGAACAATTAACTAATAATCAAGTAGCTTTTGAACAACTCACACAAAAAGTTGAACAAGGATTGCAAAAAGCCCTTTCTACGAAAGTTCAAGAGGCGATTATTTTAATTCAATAAGAAAGTAAAAATACGGAATGAATTTGTTTCACGCAGAGGAGCCAGTGCGTTGCGCGGGTTCCCCGCGTTGTAGCAACTGGCGTAGCGCAGAGGCGCGGAGAGGAGAAGGAGTTTAATTTTATTGCATTTTTTTAAGTAGGGCGTGCTGATTGATAGTTCAGCAATCAAATCGTATTACTATAGCGGTAGTCAGATATGTTGGGATAATTTGAAATCTTGAACGCTAGGAATAGTAAGACTTTTCCTCC encodes:
- a CDS encoding Hsp70 family protein; protein product: MKISETIGFDLGHGETAVAKAIVESIEPPQMLEINNKKNQITALGWHPKLGYLVGEQALIQAGVTQLTISFKQKPNHDANYRKTISTFLATYYHKLQESKQIEGGESSYFYIGCPSGWSVSDRQAYQKLLQEAGIPHLNVIPESRAAFMQAKEAGKLEYEKLLASVLIVDIGSSTTDFTLVKSLHEIPLDFGSNTLGASLIDKAIFARTLAKHEQKTLLEKVFQEYPHHQARCELACRKAKEDYFSNEQLYNDPQSFARGFESINEQIYFIPQVNKLMMEEILHQPLPELGNKSWLQAFHDAVSEAKAKLQQLDTVPKLVLMTGGASRMKFTHQICQQMFPEPESQLRPDPEPERCIALGLARVGRWDLRATAFQQEVNQLLDSQKLKQLIERHIPDLIELLTQPLAENLIDHAVRPGVKEWQKNKIRTLADLETSMRNRAEEWLKGNIAQQIINNQCILWFNNKIQPDLAAETDPICRKFQIPRSSLRFEDSIEPAFVNPELRIGDAILADTVAFIVNVVIGGGTVASLITLILTGHLTWPIALVYGASVMAAGMELNRKTVQETIKKNFDIPSWIRPNLMNDQKIADMCIQIKPELENVFREQLTNNQVAFEQLTQKVEQGLQKALSTKVQEAIILIQ
- a CDS encoding NAD(P)/FAD-dependent oxidoreductase; the protein is MIDVAVIGAGIAGLVCAQQLKQVGYAVLVVEKSRGLGGRMATRRLHDTWADHGTCYLKPKGEFFREFVDLLCDRQIITVWNRDELPNAAPRYIAPAGMSAIAKFLAQGLDVLLNQRVIAIYPTPENTWRLILESSNEEITAKAIVLAIPAPQAVMLLEPLGEELLGTDFLNNLRAVEFTPCISAIAGYPADSQLLPNWQSQSFADDPVLGWIGLDSSKRPQPKQPVFVVQSSGKFAQLHLETTDLQPVGQEMLQQAAQTLALPWLETPEWLQVHRWRYAFPSHPCPETVLSANTSLPLVCCGDWCGGNLVEGAMLSGLAASVAINHHLHQLTLTSVNFFKIFTF
- a CDS encoding YaaW family protein — encoded protein: MDELRAALELATDDELQDLTAILFSRKFNPLDYVQTPEPIEIQSQSRQAWLDSLEERFRFLAADGVTVLRGRTNQVTYRQALIQVCKYLKIPYSDQLTTVDLEAEVFLHLLGQVWKKLPEKEKQKLTVKVQRHLVKTELKEPLPIMLQRDPLGLIFKGGSALAVTSVIQPFILKQIAQQFALHFATYQVAKQAAITGSTVAKTQFETYFALQMARRGMTLSAARYGAVRTMFAFVGPAMWTWFLADLGWRAIATNYGRIIPTIFALAQIRLTRTECWEPA
- a CDS encoding Ycf51 family protein, with amino-acid sequence MFSTADFLQYTQWSGIATLVFAVLAVLSFVFKWGIRFRLVGTTGFMLVLTGGLFALSVVPLSRTVIPGAGKFTLVYDNGATQAVIAISPTISPSALEATLRQAASNLYTYGRLGKRSDNYLTVRARTLIHPEPGLSVPLYLGQLKQSLDSREDAEIAVEIYTDKFAQLPKPTA
- a CDS encoding O-antigen ligase — translated: MLGASLKLAFDHPNPQSQFAWNSCQIGLLIFPLAPFLGFVAMALAALITWLQEYRTIIRRPINRGFALFTLFLVITSGFATNKTDAFLGLFNLVPYFFVFAGLNTLIQTIAQLRHLAWILVIGAVPVIIMGFGQLFLAWALKLQFLWIVLDWAIAPGGEPPGRMAALFMHANLLAAYLAIVFTVGLGLLLEQWQSRKKKNSQLYFLTLTVIASFSALILTNSRNGWAIAITACLAYALYQGWRILVGSVVAVVTTILLAAFAPSPIAQIFRRVVPAFFWARLNDEMYPDRPVALMRKTQWEFAWSLAQQHPFTGWGLRSFSALYKANMHIDLGHPHNLFLMLSAETGFPTTLVFCGLLAWILIAGIQFLRQSNYLPKTDKLIFFSYLLVFGQWILFNTVDVTLFDFRVNTLSWLFLSAICGVVFHSYQNHKLSANEK